A DNA window from Thiothrix subterranea contains the following coding sequences:
- the trxC gene encoding thioredoxin TrxC has translation MSNPMNIVCPACSVTNRIPAERLGEHAKCGKCGSDLFTGHPTELSAENFAKHISRNDIPVLVDFWAPWCGPCRQMAPAFAQTAAQLEPKVRFAKLNTEDHQMVGAHYNIRSIPTMVLFKGGQEIARQSGAMGAADIERWVRSQL, from the coding sequence ATGAGTAACCCAATGAATATTGTTTGCCCCGCGTGCAGCGTCACCAATCGCATTCCGGCAGAACGGCTGGGCGAACACGCCAAGTGTGGCAAGTGTGGCAGCGATTTGTTTACTGGACACCCAACCGAGCTAAGCGCTGAGAATTTTGCCAAACACATCAGCCGCAATGATATTCCCGTCCTCGTTGATTTTTGGGCGCCTTGGTGCGGCCCTTGCCGTCAGATGGCTCCGGCGTTTGCACAAACAGCGGCACAACTCGAACCCAAGGTGCGTTTTGCGAAACTGAATACCGAAGATCACCAAATGGTGGGGGCGCATTACAATATTCGCAGCATTCCAACGATGGTGTTGTTTAAGGGCGGGCAAGAAATTGCACGTCAATCCGGCGCAATGGGGGCAGCGGATATTGAACGTTGGGTACGTAGCCAGCTTTAA